A window from Pseudomonas campi encodes these proteins:
- a CDS encoding AEC family transporter: protein MEVAVTTLLYSLWPLFALILGGLALRRWNFPGEAFWPAAERLNYFILFPALLFSSLASAPLDNPALPRLALAVLLALGGAWLALLLVRRLRGWPAARFGAFSQGILRFNTYLGLAVVGSLHGQPGLALAALLLALMVPAVNVLSVWSLTAEQGVSVRSLLWPIMKNPLILACLAGVLVNLAGVGLPGGSDRLLGLLAAASLPLGLLCVGAALRPQELHGETAALAWNCGLRLLAMPLLAYAVAHLLQLPSLESSVLVLFFALPTAPTAYVLTRQLGGDGHLMAAIITLQTLMAAASLLAVLFVLGS from the coding sequence GTGGAAGTCGCCGTGACCACCCTCCTTTACAGCCTCTGGCCCCTCTTTGCCCTGATCCTCGGCGGTCTCGCCCTGCGCCGCTGGAACTTCCCCGGCGAGGCCTTCTGGCCGGCCGCCGAGCGCCTCAATTACTTCATCCTGTTCCCGGCCCTGCTGTTCAGCAGCCTGGCCAGCGCACCGCTGGACAACCCGGCACTGCCGCGCCTGGCCCTGGCCGTGCTGCTCGCTCTCGGTGGTGCCTGGCTGGCCCTGCTGCTGGTTCGCCGCCTGCGCGGCTGGCCGGCGGCACGCTTTGGCGCTTTCAGCCAGGGCATCCTGCGCTTCAACACCTACCTCGGCCTGGCCGTGGTCGGCAGCCTGCACGGCCAGCCCGGTCTGGCGCTCGCGGCGCTGCTACTGGCACTGATGGTACCGGCAGTCAACGTGCTGTCGGTCTGGTCGCTCACGGCCGAACAAGGCGTCAGCGTGCGCAGCCTGCTCTGGCCAATCATGAAGAACCCGCTGATCCTCGCCTGCCTGGCTGGCGTTCTGGTCAACCTGGCCGGGGTCGGCCTGCCTGGCGGCAGCGATCGCCTGCTCGGCCTACTGGCCGCCGCCAGCCTGCCGCTGGGCCTGCTCTGCGTCGGCGCGGCCCTGCGCCCGCAGGAGCTGCATGGCGAAACCGCCGCACTGGCCTGGAACTGCGGCCTGCGCCTGCTGGCCATGCCCCTGCTGGCTTATGCAGTGGCCCATCTGCTGCAGCTGCCGTCCCTGGAAAGCAGCGTGCTGGTGCTGTTCTTCGCCCTGCCCACGGCCCCGACTGCCTATGTGCTAACCCGCCAGCTGGGCGGCGACGGCCACCTGATGGCGGCCATCATCACCCTGCAAACGCTCATGGCCGCGGCTTCGCTGCTGGCCGTGCTGTTCGTCCTGGGCAGCTGA
- a CDS encoding TerC family protein — MEWLTNPEIWVAFLTLTALEIVLGIDNIIMIAILVGRMPPHMQARTRLFGLALAMITRIALLLSITWIMRLTSDLFELFGQGISGRDLILFFGGLFLLWKSSTEMYHSLEGEDETEQTPGNTAARNFIGTIIQIAIIDIVFSLDSVITAVGMVDHVPVMVAAIIVAVLVMMLAAGTISDFIDKHPSLKMLALSFLTVVGTVLIAEAFEIHVPKGYVYFAMAFSLAVEALNIRMRTARGRKEDPVKLRKDIPGE; from the coding sequence ATGGAATGGCTGACCAACCCGGAAATCTGGGTTGCCTTTCTGACCCTGACCGCCCTGGAGATCGTCCTCGGCATCGACAACATCATCATGATCGCCATCCTGGTCGGCCGCATGCCGCCGCACATGCAGGCGCGCACCCGCCTGTTCGGCCTGGCCCTGGCGATGATCACGCGCATCGCCCTGCTGCTGTCGATCACCTGGATCATGCGCCTGACCAGCGACCTGTTCGAACTGTTCGGCCAGGGCATCTCCGGACGCGACCTGATCCTGTTCTTCGGTGGCCTGTTCCTCCTGTGGAAGAGCAGCACCGAGATGTATCACAGCCTGGAAGGCGAGGATGAAACCGAGCAGACGCCGGGCAACACCGCCGCGCGCAACTTCATCGGCACCATCATCCAGATCGCCATCATCGACATCGTCTTCAGCCTCGACTCGGTGATCACCGCCGTCGGCATGGTTGACCATGTACCGGTGATGGTCGCCGCGATCATCGTCGCCGTGCTGGTGATGATGCTGGCTGCTGGCACCATCAGCGACTTCATCGACAAGCACCCGAGCCTGAAGATGCTGGCGCTGTCCTTCCTCACCGTGGTGGGCACCGTGCTGATCGCCGAAGCCTTCGAAATTCACGTGCCGAAGGGCTACGTGTACTTCGCCATGGCCTTCTCCCTGGCCGTGGAGGCGCTGAACATCCGCATGCGCACCGCCCGCGGCCGCAAGGAAGACCCAGTCAAGCTGCGCAAGGATATTCCGGGCGAGTAA
- a CDS encoding patatin-like phospholipase family protein → MKKILSIDGGGIRGIIPALILARIEELTGEPVADLFDLIIGTSTGGLLALGLSIRDTTGKPQYSAKQLGELYETRGRDIFQRSLWDGITAGVLDNVYEADGLEQVLQDYFKDAKFKDLPPQPKVAVTTYDIRLRSPLFLKSWHANHHDIRLREAARATSAAPTYFDPLRLKVRDVDSVLVDGGVFINNPSVSGYAEALKEFGRQEDFFMLSLGTGELTRTIAYDQVAGKGKIAWLLPLLSCMFDGVADAADYQMRQILPETAYFRLQASLGKRDDPLCANDDMDDATNFNIRSLKEIAAKLIWEREGELGKICDALLA, encoded by the coding sequence ATGAAGAAGATACTGAGCATCGACGGCGGCGGTATCCGCGGCATCATTCCCGCACTGATTCTGGCGCGAATCGAAGAGCTGACCGGCGAACCGGTGGCCGACCTGTTCGACCTGATCATCGGTACCTCGACCGGCGGCCTGCTGGCGCTGGGGCTGAGCATAAGAGACACAACCGGCAAGCCACAGTATTCGGCCAAGCAGTTGGGCGAACTCTACGAAACGCGGGGCCGCGATATCTTCCAGCGCTCCCTCTGGGACGGCATAACCGCCGGCGTGCTGGACAACGTGTATGAGGCCGATGGACTGGAGCAAGTCCTGCAGGACTATTTCAAGGACGCAAAATTCAAGGACCTGCCCCCCCAGCCAAAAGTGGCTGTGACCACCTACGATATCCGCCTGCGCAGCCCGCTATTCCTCAAGAGCTGGCATGCAAATCACCACGACATCAGGCTCCGCGAAGCGGCCCGCGCGACTTCGGCGGCACCCACCTATTTCGATCCGCTACGCCTGAAAGTCCGTGATGTGGATAGCGTCCTAGTGGACGGTGGAGTGTTCATCAACAACCCCAGCGTCTCCGGCTACGCCGAGGCGCTCAAAGAGTTCGGGCGCCAGGAGGACTTCTTCATGCTGTCGCTGGGAACCGGCGAGCTAACCCGAACAATTGCCTATGATCAGGTCGCCGGCAAAGGCAAGATCGCCTGGCTGTTGCCTCTGCTGAGCTGCATGTTCGATGGTGTTGCCGACGCAGCCGACTACCAGATGCGCCAGATATTGCCAGAGACCGCCTACTTCAGACTGCAAGCCAGCCTGGGCAAACGCGACGACCCGCTATGCGCCAACGACGACATGGACGATGCCACAAACTTCAATATCCGCAGCCTGAAGGAGATCGCCGCAAAGCTGATCTGGGAACGGGAAGGCGAGCTGGGCAAGATCTGCGATGCACTTCTGGCCTGA
- a CDS encoding phosphate ABC transporter substrate-binding/OmpA family protein, producing MYLSSFLQRQRGNAAGKLLTIVLVLGLLGLGGWLVSKDMLKQGGDSPLSSLPSSLGGGVAVPEPAEPVIGTPVLQSAAPYEMKNNIIDIDMSEYAGYGGLIVANGGLAPNPESIFAKQYGFQVRLNKGESEEWSALNNGQMAAVATTADVLAVLGRQFEVTVPAQIAFSRGADQVVVDSDIASINQLKGKVLGASQFNESEFFIRYLASEAGVPVKVLRDLESRPAANELGLVFYEDAFIACDAYAAELSGNGRLNGCVGWSPRTDEVVAESAGAAKMLVSNRNLLVVADILVVNKGFATAHPDKVKGLVHGLLEGNRLLRDDPQTHAGVVAQAFGWTQQETLDELAKVHLSNLPENLAFFDGSIDSAGSFQGIFQSSVLAYGALIKNPADPARFANVQHLKALEAGGQFKGQSISIAPIRTSGKVALEGDALLSKDIRFFFEANSAALDKQAKANQDYLDTIKKFLQVSPGSIVLLRGHVDNAMVADFERQGGPALVKSMALKAMELSRQRTLSVKEALLARHPGIADDRIELVGRGWEEPIGQDSEQNRRVEVQWFTLE from the coding sequence ATGTATTTATCCTCGTTCCTGCAGCGCCAACGCGGCAATGCCGCCGGCAAGCTGCTGACCATCGTGCTGGTGCTTGGCCTGCTCGGCCTCGGCGGCTGGCTGGTCAGCAAGGACATGCTCAAGCAGGGCGGCGACAGCCCGCTGAGCAGCCTGCCGAGCAGTCTCGGTGGCGGCGTGGCGGTGCCCGAGCCGGCCGAGCCGGTCATCGGTACGCCGGTGCTGCAGTCGGCCGCGCCCTACGAGATGAAGAACAACATCATCGACATCGACATGAGCGAGTACGCCGGTTACGGCGGCTTGATCGTCGCCAACGGCGGCCTGGCGCCCAACCCGGAGTCGATCTTCGCCAAGCAGTACGGTTTCCAGGTGCGCCTGAACAAGGGCGAGAGCGAGGAATGGTCGGCGCTGAACAACGGCCAGATGGCCGCGGTGGCGACCACCGCCGATGTGCTGGCCGTGCTCGGCCGCCAGTTCGAAGTCACGGTGCCGGCGCAGATCGCCTTCTCCCGTGGCGCCGATCAGGTGGTGGTGGACAGCGATATCGCCAGCATCAACCAGCTCAAGGGCAAGGTGCTCGGCGCCAGCCAGTTTAACGAAAGCGAGTTCTTCATTCGCTACCTGGCCTCCGAGGCCGGCGTGCCGGTCAAGGTCCTGCGCGACCTGGAAAGTCGCCCGGCAGCCAACGAACTGGGCCTGGTGTTCTACGAGGACGCCTTCATCGCCTGCGATGCCTATGCCGCCGAGCTGAGTGGCAATGGCCGTCTGAATGGCTGCGTCGGCTGGTCGCCGCGTACCGACGAAGTGGTCGCCGAGTCTGCGGGTGCGGCGAAGATGCTGGTATCCAACCGCAACCTGCTGGTGGTCGCCGACATCCTGGTGGTGAACAAGGGCTTCGCCACGGCCCATCCGGACAAGGTCAAGGGCCTGGTCCACGGCCTGCTGGAAGGCAACCGCCTGCTGCGTGACGATCCGCAGACCCACGCGGGTGTGGTCGCCCAGGCGTTCGGCTGGACCCAGCAGGAAACCCTCGACGAACTGGCCAAGGTGCACCTGAGCAACCTGCCGGAAAACCTCGCCTTCTTCGATGGCAGCATCGACTCGGCCGGCTCCTTCCAGGGCATCTTCCAGTCCTCGGTGCTGGCCTACGGCGCGTTGATCAAGAACCCGGCCGACCCGGCGCGCTTCGCCAATGTGCAGCACCTCAAGGCGCTGGAGGCCGGCGGCCAGTTCAAGGGCCAGAGCATCTCCATCGCGCCGATCCGCACCAGCGGCAAGGTCGCCCTGGAAGGCGACGCGCTGCTGAGCAAGGACATCCGCTTCTTCTTCGAGGCCAACTCGGCCGCGCTGGACAAGCAGGCCAAGGCCAACCAGGACTACCTGGACACCATCAAGAAATTCCTCCAGGTCAGCCCCGGCTCCATCGTCCTGCTGCGCGGCCACGTGGACAACGCCATGGTCGCCGACTTCGAGCGCCAGGGCGGCCCGGCGCTGGTCAAGAGCATGGCGCTTAAGGCCATGGAGCTGTCGCGCCAGCGCACCCTGTCGGTCAAGGAGGCCCTGCTGGCCCGCCACCCCGGTATCGCCGACGACCGCATCGAGCTGGTCGGTCGCGGCTGGGAAGAACCGATCGGCCAGGACAGCGAGCAGAACCGCCGCGTCGAGGTGCAGTGGTTCACCCTGGAATAG
- a CDS encoding AAA family ATPase, whose amino-acid sequence MSGAQEVPNWLDELRLAYESGAHGQFVLYGNVADRFPLDGRLVSLTRYLDAKLLAAFDIVFLYDPGNGLSLLRGGERFAEWPAAAQIQPWPHDPREAVELISRYLRYRANLRALGRGDSEHVAVILRGAELLLPASLQGDFATASLASLVRDWAAEPPFCDMAFASLLLADNLNDLHPLVANNPRIDRVQVPLPDAASLQQCLAQLQVEHPQAFAAEDAGAVQALAGVSLSALASLVKRRAHQGQVLGAQDWAEAKKELVEADSAGLVEFIESERTLDDYHAQDALKTWLRQDMALWQASDLRALPKGYIFCGPVGTGKTYLVECLAGEAGVPVVKLKNFRDRWVGSSEGNLEKIFRLIRGLGRCIVFIDEADQTLGKRDGGSGDSGLSGRIYSMIAQEMGDADNRGKVIWILASSRPDLIEVDLKRPGRVDVKIPLLPSTTVEESAALLKALLKRFDLKLEQAELVKLDLPLLLTPGAAEALAVKIYRQVRTSKLSALAALKQCLQGYQPPVSEQVLRQQMILAIREATDVAFVPETLRHLAQESVSP is encoded by the coding sequence ATGAGTGGGGCACAGGAAGTACCCAACTGGCTCGACGAACTGCGCCTGGCCTATGAAAGTGGCGCCCATGGCCAGTTCGTGCTGTACGGTAACGTCGCCGACCGCTTCCCGCTGGACGGCCGCCTGGTCAGCCTGACCCGTTACCTGGACGCCAAGCTGCTCGCCGCCTTCGATATCGTCTTCCTCTACGACCCGGGCAATGGCCTGAGCCTGCTGCGCGGCGGTGAGCGTTTTGCCGAATGGCCGGCCGCGGCGCAGATCCAGCCCTGGCCGCATGACCCGCGCGAGGCGGTCGAGCTGATCAGCCGCTACCTGCGCTACCGCGCCAACCTGCGGGCCCTCGGCCGCGGCGACAGCGAGCATGTGGCGGTGATTCTGCGTGGCGCCGAGCTGCTGCTGCCGGCCAGCCTGCAGGGCGATTTCGCCACCGCCAGCCTGGCCAGCCTGGTGCGTGACTGGGCCGCCGAGCCGCCGTTCTGCGACATGGCCTTCGCCAGCCTGCTGCTGGCCGACAACCTCAACGACCTGCACCCGCTGGTGGCCAATAACCCGCGCATCGACCGGGTGCAAGTGCCGCTGCCGGACGCCGCCAGCCTGCAGCAGTGCCTGGCGCAGCTGCAGGTCGAGCACCCCCAGGCGTTCGCCGCCGAGGATGCCGGTGCCGTGCAGGCCCTGGCCGGGGTCAGCCTCAGCGCCCTGGCCAGCCTGGTCAAACGCCGCGCCCACCAGGGCCAGGTGCTCGGCGCGCAGGACTGGGCCGAAGCGAAGAAGGAACTGGTCGAGGCCGATAGCGCCGGCCTGGTCGAATTCATCGAGTCTGAGCGTACCCTCGATGACTATCACGCCCAGGACGCCCTGAAGACCTGGCTGCGCCAGGACATGGCGCTGTGGCAGGCCAGTGATCTGCGCGCCTTGCCCAAGGGCTACATCTTTTGCGGCCCGGTGGGTACCGGCAAGACCTACCTGGTCGAGTGCCTGGCCGGCGAGGCCGGGGTGCCGGTGGTCAAACTGAAGAACTTCCGCGATCGCTGGGTCGGTTCCAGTGAAGGCAACCTGGAGAAGATCTTCCGCCTGATCCGCGGCCTCGGCCGCTGCATCGTATTCATCGACGAAGCTGACCAGACCCTCGGCAAGCGCGATGGTGGCAGCGGCGACAGCGGCCTGTCCGGGCGCATCTACTCGATGATCGCCCAGGAGATGGGCGACGCCGACAACCGCGGCAAGGTGATCTGGATTCTCGCCTCCTCGCGCCCGGACTTGATCGAAGTCGACCTCAAGCGCCCTGGCCGGGTCGACGTGAAGATCCCACTGCTGCCGAGCACCACGGTCGAGGAAAGCGCGGCGCTGCTCAAGGCCCTGCTCAAGCGCTTCGACCTCAAGCTGGAACAGGCCGAACTGGTCAAGCTCGACCTGCCGCTGCTGCTCACTCCCGGCGCCGCCGAGGCGCTGGCGGTGAAGATCTACCGCCAGGTGCGCACCAGCAAGCTGTCGGCCCTGGCCGCGCTCAAGCAGTGCCTGCAGGGTTACCAGCCGCCGGTCTCGGAGCAGGTGCTGCGCCAGCAGATGATTCTCGCCATCCGCGAGGCCACCGACGTCGCCTTCGTCCCCGAAACGCTGCGTCACCTGGCCCAGGAGAGCGTCAGTCCATGA
- a CDS encoding PspA/IM30 family protein — MFSRLANVFKGIFSLFIKDMERKNPEALLELEQENLRKQIANFNQGLAAHAGLAERLMSQVRKQETEERELHARTTAHLRAGNKSAAAQNALRLQSLARELEENRRQLAQAEETYQNLTKAREVAVNAARSKIEALKGAINDMRMKTAMAEMNEMAAGMVSTIGGSGDTLSRLHEMVEEERTKAAGRARMARDSMDMSEVNIKEAEMDALADQALAEFAAKEGIALPGAEASVAPEANRSMGSNPQSESQ; from the coding sequence ATGTTCAGCCGCCTCGCCAATGTCTTCAAAGGCATTTTCTCCCTGTTCATCAAGGACATGGAGCGCAAGAACCCGGAAGCCCTGTTGGAACTGGAGCAGGAGAACCTGCGCAAGCAGATCGCCAACTTCAACCAGGGCCTGGCCGCCCACGCCGGCCTGGCCGAGCGTCTGATGAGCCAGGTGCGCAAGCAGGAAACCGAGGAGCGTGAGCTGCATGCGCGCACCACCGCGCACCTGCGTGCTGGTAACAAATCCGCCGCCGCACAGAACGCCCTGCGCCTGCAGAGCCTGGCCCGCGAGCTGGAAGAGAATCGTCGCCAACTGGCCCAGGCCGAAGAGACCTACCAGAACCTGACCAAGGCCCGCGAAGTCGCGGTGAATGCCGCGCGCAGCAAGATCGAGGCGCTCAAGGGCGCAATCAACGACATGCGCATGAAGACCGCCATGGCCGAGATGAACGAGATGGCCGCCGGCATGGTCAGCACCATCGGCGGCTCGGGCGACACCCTCAGCCGCCTGCACGAGATGGTCGAGGAAGAGCGCACCAAGGCCGCCGGCCGCGCGCGCATGGCCCGCGATTCGATGGACATGAGCGAAGTGAATATCAAGGAAGCCGAGATGGACGCCCTCGCCGATCAGGCCCTGGCCGAGTTCGCGGCCAAGGAAGGCATTGCCCTGCCTGGCGCAGAAGCCAGCGTGGCCCCCGAGGCCAATCGCAGCATGGGTAGCAATCCGCAGTCGGAAAGCCAGTAG
- a CDS encoding substrate-binding periplasmic protein has product MRGVVLCLLLACLCRPALASAETMRLVTGDDYAPFTGQQLSGGGLLTQVVQAALAQVEVKTELEWHPWNRGMQMTLKAEYDATFPYVYTVERGQDYLYSEPITVIEQHLFSRAGEVYEVSNLAALTGKRLCYPLGWQLPPAIDQMIEQGLLTRHSPIGLPQCARLLLLNRDDVFVADSMIGAGALSQAGAAPSQFHRSKSTFPATSLHLLVSRQHPRAEQLIAVFNRGLASLRTSNQYEQLVINYLNAQTGP; this is encoded by the coding sequence ATGCGTGGAGTTGTGCTGTGTTTGCTGCTTGCTTGTCTGTGCCGCCCGGCACTGGCATCCGCCGAAACCATGCGTTTAGTAACCGGTGACGATTATGCGCCGTTCACCGGCCAGCAGTTGTCCGGGGGTGGGCTGCTGACGCAGGTGGTGCAGGCCGCGCTGGCTCAGGTCGAGGTTAAAACCGAGCTGGAGTGGCACCCCTGGAACCGCGGTATGCAAATGACCCTGAAGGCTGAATACGACGCCACCTTTCCCTATGTCTACACGGTTGAGCGTGGACAGGACTATCTGTACAGCGAACCTATCACGGTGATCGAACAGCATCTGTTCAGTCGCGCAGGAGAAGTCTACGAAGTCAGTAACCTGGCCGCGTTGACCGGTAAACGTCTGTGTTACCCCCTGGGTTGGCAGTTGCCGCCGGCGATTGACCAGATGATCGAACAGGGCTTGCTGACGCGTCACTCCCCGATAGGGCTGCCCCAGTGTGCCCGTCTGCTGTTGCTCAACCGCGATGATGTCTTTGTTGCCGATAGCATGATCGGTGCAGGCGCGCTCAGTCAGGCAGGTGCTGCGCCTAGCCAGTTCCACCGCTCAAAGAGCACCTTCCCGGCAACCAGCCTGCACCTTCTGGTGTCTCGTCAGCACCCTCGAGCCGAGCAGCTTATCGCCGTGTTCAACCGTGGCTTGGCGTCGCTGCGCACGAGCAACCAGTACGAACAATTGGTTATCAACTACCTGAATGCGCAAACCGGGCCGTGA
- the recD gene encoding exodeoxyribonuclease V subunit alpha, whose protein sequence is MSLLDLPLGPLERALVDSLRRLDPTATDSVLAAAALCCEALGKGDVCLPLARLAGQRPWPEFAFVLPALGEWRTQLEASALGGAPGAFAPLILDGSRLYLARYQAYESQLANQLLARTSDLPEVDESVLTESLARLFAFNQQQPDWQRLAAAQAVRRRLAVISGGPGTGKTTTVVRLLAALLEQPGGAQLAIGLAAPTGKAAARMAEAIRNAKAALPVSEAIKAALPEEARTLHRLLGSRGDTPKVRHDAARPLALDVLVVDEASMVDLALMAKLVDALPPHARLILLGDKDQLAAVEAGAVFAELCEGRGFDAQAVAELQRITGQTVPVEPPRSRLGDAVVLLSHSHRFAGDSGIGELARRINGGDAAGTLTLLKEQRADLHWQGAPTPAELLDRLDQGYRPYLQAARAGDPAQAFAAFNAFRALTAQREGPWGVSGLNEALEARIKRRYSLAERERWYPGRAVMVRQNDYALGLFNGDIGLCLHGEHGLRVYFEGEDGYRAFAPARLPSHDSAFAMTVHKSQGSEFSEVLLALPELPSPLLTRALFYTGITRAKHKVEIWGLPARLSEAVNTKAERAAGLAERLGMQEVRPGVPPAQGQLDLFG, encoded by the coding sequence ATGAGTCTGTTGGATCTGCCCCTTGGCCCGCTGGAGCGAGCGCTGGTCGATAGCCTGCGCCGTCTCGACCCGACGGCAACGGACAGCGTGCTGGCCGCCGCCGCCCTGTGCTGTGAGGCGCTGGGCAAGGGCGATGTGTGCCTGCCGCTGGCGCGCCTGGCCGGACAGCGGCCCTGGCCGGAATTCGCCTTCGTCCTGCCAGCGCTGGGCGAATGGCGCACGCAGCTGGAAGCCTCTGCGCTGGGCGGCGCACCCGGCGCCTTCGCCCCACTGATCCTCGATGGTTCGCGCCTCTATCTGGCCCGCTACCAGGCCTATGAAAGCCAGCTGGCCAATCAGTTGCTGGCCCGTACCAGCGATCTGCCAGAGGTCGACGAAAGCGTGCTGACGGAGAGCCTGGCGCGTCTGTTCGCTTTCAACCAGCAGCAACCCGACTGGCAGCGCCTGGCCGCCGCGCAGGCGGTGCGTCGGCGCCTGGCGGTGATCTCCGGCGGGCCCGGCACCGGCAAGACCACCACCGTGGTGCGCCTGCTCGCTGCCCTGCTTGAGCAGCCGGGCGGCGCCCAGCTGGCCATCGGCCTGGCCGCGCCCACCGGCAAGGCGGCGGCGCGCATGGCCGAGGCGATCCGCAACGCCAAGGCGGCGCTGCCGGTCAGCGAGGCGATCAAGGCGGCCCTGCCGGAGGAGGCACGCACCCTGCACCGCCTGCTCGGCAGCCGTGGCGATACGCCCAAGGTGCGCCACGATGCGGCGAGGCCGCTGGCGCTGGACGTGCTGGTGGTCGACGAGGCTTCGATGGTCGACCTGGCGCTGATGGCCAAGCTGGTCGATGCCCTGCCGCCGCACGCGCGGCTGATCCTGCTCGGCGACAAGGACCAGCTCGCCGCCGTGGAAGCCGGCGCGGTGTTCGCCGAGCTGTGCGAGGGCCGTGGCTTCGACGCCCAGGCGGTGGCCGAGCTGCAGCGCATCACCGGGCAAACCGTGCCGGTCGAGCCGCCGCGCTCCAGGCTGGGCGACGCCGTGGTGCTGTTGAGCCACAGCCACCGTTTCGCCGGCGACAGCGGCATCGGCGAGCTGGCGCGACGGATCAACGGCGGCGATGCCGCCGGCACGCTGACCCTGCTTAAGGAACAGCGCGCCGACCTGCATTGGCAGGGTGCGCCGACCCCGGCCGAGCTGCTGGATCGCCTGGACCAGGGTTATCGCCCCTACTTGCAGGCCGCCCGCGCGGGCGATCCGGCCCAGGCCTTCGCCGCCTTCAATGCCTTCCGCGCCCTCACCGCCCAGCGTGAAGGGCCGTGGGGCGTCAGCGGCCTCAACGAGGCGCTGGAGGCGCGGATCAAACGGCGTTACAGCCTGGCCGAGCGCGAGCGCTGGTACCCCGGCCGGGCGGTGATGGTGCGGCAGAACGACTATGCGCTGGGCCTGTTCAACGGCGATATCGGCCTGTGCCTGCACGGCGAGCACGGCCTGCGCGTCTATTTTGAAGGCGAGGACGGCTACCGCGCTTTCGCCCCGGCGCGCCTGCCCAGCCACGACAGCGCCTTCGCCATGACCGTGCACAAGAGTCAGGGCTCGGAGTTCAGCGAAGTGCTGCTGGCCCTGCCCGAACTGCCCAGCCCGCTGCTGACCCGCGCGCTGTTCTACACCGGCATCACCCGCGCCAAGCACAAGGTGGAAATCTGGGGCCTGCCGGCGCGCCTGAGCGAGGCGGTGAACACCAAGGCCGAACGCGCGGCGGGCTTGGCCGAGCGCTTGGGGATGCAAGAGGTGCGGCCTGGTGTACCACCGGCGCAGGGACAGTTGGACTTGTTTGGCTAA